The following coding sequences are from one Bos indicus x Bos taurus breed Angus x Brahman F1 hybrid chromosome 5, Bos_hybrid_MaternalHap_v2.0, whole genome shotgun sequence window:
- the ASCL4 gene encoding achaete-scute homolog 4 translates to MEKRPQDGLLTLPHHLSQVPLGVPRSLPRLLMRDSFRVSVSWEPALGGGGAPRRPYLPLRLDGAFEPAFLRKRNERERQRVRCVNEGYARLRDHLPREVADRRLSKVETLRAAIGYIKQLQEVLERHAPGQEGAAGAGSSRRAECNSDGESKASSAPSPSSEPEDGAS, encoded by the coding sequence ATGGAGAAACGTCCACAGGACGGACTGCTGACCCTGCCGCATCACCTGAGCCAGGTGCCTCTGGGCGTGCCGAGGTCCCTGCCCCGCCTCCTCATGCGGGACTCCTTCAGAGTCTCCGTGAGTTGGGAGCCGGcgctcggcggcggcggcgccccgAGGCGGCCCTACCTGCCCCTACGGCTGGACGGCGCCTTCGAGCCCGCCTTCCTCCGCAAGCGCAACGAGCGCGAGCGGCAGCGGGTGCGCTGCGTGAACGAGGGGTACGCGCGCCTCCGAGACCACCTGCCCCGAGAGGTGGCGGACAGGCGCCTCAGCAAAGTGGAGACTCTCCGCGCCGCCATCGGCTACATCAAGCAGCTCCAGGAGGTGCTGGAGCGCCACGCACCGGGACAGGAGGGTGCGGCCGGTGCCGGCTCCTCACGCAGGGCCGAATGCAACAGCGATGGCGAGTCCAAGGCCTCATCGGCGCCTTCGCCCAGCAGCGAGCCCGAGGACGGGGCCAGCTAG